One window of the Candidatus Neomarinimicrobiota bacterium genome contains the following:
- the cyoE gene encoding heme o synthase, protein MGRVVTGPHRLTLRGFSKFASFSTLILLFAGGLVTSTGSGLAVPDWPNTYGHFMFTFPPSKMVGGILYEHAHRLIASIVGLLILILAVWLWRSEPRPWVKKLGVVALLTVIAQGILGGVTVLFLLPTAVSVAHGVLAQTFFCLTIAIAYFMSREWQTGTESSDTPYRKRLLRWSAISATLIFVQLILGAVMRHTGSGLAILDFPLAGGRVIPPFNGDFLNSVNAARFELGLDPVTLYQVVLHFVHRVGAVMVMSGIAGTSFLVFRHERTNRNVLLLTLCFDSLLIVQLLLAGFVIWTAKSPLVTTFHVWVGALMLGTSVLMSLKSYRLVHGSQPLRVRGVLSRISSLWELTKPRITGLVLVATFLGFYLAAGESGQSVLENRWLLLHLLFGSALASGGVGVLNEFLEWKYDSLMHRTRSRPIPSGNVTPATALLFGVIISLVGTVHLAVFVNLATAGLAFATLLLYLFVYTPLKRKTVWNTLIGAIPGALPPIGGWLAVGEQVSPAAWILFGILLLWQIPHFFSIARIYRKDYRRAGFKMLPVVDERGTVTFLYVVACCAALTLWSLMLSLAGPAGKTYFYGAAILGIAFLLVGVDAALRRKNSTVKRLLLASVLYLPALLAILFMDRTLFG, encoded by the coding sequence ATGGGAAGAGTGGTAACTGGGCCCCACCGTCTCACGCTTCGAGGGTTCTCCAAGTTCGCAAGTTTCTCGACTCTGATTCTACTATTCGCGGGAGGTCTCGTCACCAGCACGGGATCCGGCCTGGCGGTACCAGACTGGCCAAACACGTATGGTCACTTCATGTTCACATTTCCTCCGTCCAAAATGGTCGGGGGCATCCTCTACGAACATGCCCACCGGCTCATCGCTTCGATCGTGGGGCTGCTTATCCTCATTCTCGCCGTCTGGTTGTGGAGGTCTGAACCGAGACCATGGGTGAAAAAGCTGGGGGTCGTCGCCCTTCTAACGGTGATCGCCCAGGGAATCCTGGGAGGCGTTACGGTACTTTTCTTGCTTCCCACTGCCGTATCCGTCGCCCACGGAGTGCTGGCGCAGACGTTTTTTTGCCTCACCATCGCCATCGCATATTTCATGTCCCGGGAATGGCAAACCGGGACCGAATCCTCGGACACTCCTTACAGAAAAAGGCTCCTCAGGTGGTCGGCGATCTCCGCCACACTCATTTTCGTTCAGTTGATTCTTGGTGCCGTCATGCGTCATACTGGTTCAGGACTCGCAATCCTCGATTTTCCCCTGGCTGGCGGCAGGGTCATTCCACCATTCAACGGAGATTTCCTGAACTCCGTCAATGCCGCGCGGTTTGAGCTCGGTCTCGATCCCGTCACCCTGTACCAGGTTGTTCTCCATTTTGTCCACCGCGTCGGCGCGGTGATGGTTATGTCCGGGATCGCGGGAACCTCTTTCCTGGTTTTTCGTCATGAGCGGACGAACAGAAACGTTTTGCTTCTCACACTCTGTTTTGACAGCCTCTTGATAGTCCAGCTTCTCCTTGCGGGATTCGTCATCTGGACGGCAAAATCGCCTCTGGTGACCACCTTTCATGTTTGGGTGGGAGCGCTGATGCTGGGCACCTCCGTTCTTATGAGTCTGAAGAGCTACCGCCTGGTGCACGGCTCTCAACCCCTTCGGGTGCGCGGAGTCCTCTCCCGCATATCAAGCCTATGGGAATTAACCAAGCCCAGAATTACGGGCCTCGTCCTCGTGGCCACATTTCTCGGCTTCTATCTGGCCGCTGGGGAAAGCGGTCAATCGGTCCTGGAGAATCGATGGCTGTTACTGCATCTGTTGTTCGGGTCGGCCCTGGCATCGGGAGGAGTGGGCGTACTCAATGAATTCCTGGAATGGAAATATGATTCCCTGATGCATCGCACTCGATCCAGGCCTATCCCTTCAGGGAACGTGACTCCCGCAACTGCCTTACTGTTCGGTGTCATCATTTCATTGGTGGGAACGGTACATCTGGCAGTTTTCGTAAATCTGGCAACTGCGGGTCTGGCCTTCGCGACGCTGCTTCTGTATCTGTTCGTCTACACACCCCTAAAGAGAAAAACGGTATGGAATACCTTGATTGGTGCAATTCCCGGCGCCCTTCCTCCCATAGGGGGATGGCTTGCCGTGGGGGAACAGGTCAGCCCGGCGGCATGGATCCTCTTCGGAATACTTCTTCTGTGGCAGATCCCTCATTTTTTCTCCATCGCTCGGATATATCGAAAGGACTACCGACGGGCTGGATTCAAGATGCTGCCTGTCGTTGATGAAAGGGGTACGGTGACATTCCTGTACGTCGTCGCGTGTTGTGCCGCCCTGACTCTCTGGAGTCTCATGTTATCCCTGGCCGGCCCGGCCGGGAAAACCTATTTCTACGGTGCGGCCATTCTGGGGATCGCTTTTCTCCTGGTGGGAGTCGATGCGGCTCTCCGCAGGAAAAACAGCACCGTGAAAAGACTCCTCCTGGCTTCCGTTCTTTATCTCCCCGCCCTCCTTGCCATTCTGTTCATGGATAGAACACTGTTTGGCTAG